The stretch of DNA GACCAATATGGCCGAGACCACTCATCTTTAAGCTGTTCTTGCCAAGACTGGGGGAGTTGCTCTATAGTAAAAGCCTCGTGCATAAGCTCTCCTTTATCTGACACTCAGAGTATATGCATTCTCGAAAATTTTCTTCGAACCCGAAAAAAATATATTACGTACGTATGCTTACATCAGAATTAAATGCAGCACAAGTTGCCGCCGTTACCGCGCCATTACAACCTGTCCTTGTTTTAGCAGGAGCCGGAGCAGGAAAAACCAGAGTAGTATCTCATCGGATCCTTTATCTTATTGAAGAAGCTCAGCTAGACCCAAAGCAAATTTTGGCGATTACCTTCACCAATAAAGCTGCAAATGAACTGAAAGAACGCGTCCAAACACAATGCCATTCCTTAAAACATAAAGGCGTGCCCATGGTGAGCACCTTCCATAGCCTTGGTGTTTATATTCTTCGACGCTCTATTCAATTGTTAGATAGACAGCAAAATTTTGCCATTTATGACCAAGGGGATTCTGAAAAATTAATTAAGCAATGTTTACGTAAACTTAATCTCGATAAAAAGCTTTGCAGCGCCATGCAGTTTACGATCTCTCAGGCAAAGAACCGCTTACAAAATCCTGAGGATCTTGATCCTAGAGAGTTCCCAGACCCTGCTCGTGCAGTTTACGAGGAATACCAAGAACAATTGCGCGCTGCAAACGCTTTAGACTTTGATGATCTTTTATTTTTAACAGAAAAGCTTCTCCGTTTGCCAGAAATCCAACAAGAGTATGCTAACCTCTGGAAAGCTTTATTAATCGATGAGTACCAAGATACCAACCACGCACAATACCTAATTGCTAAACGTCTCGCCGCTTCTCATAATAATATTTTTGTTGTTGGTGACCCGGACCAATCCATATACTCTTGGCGAGGCGCCAATATCTCTAATATTTTAAACTTTGAACAAGACTATCCGAAGGCTTTAGTCGTTCGTTTAGAAGAAAACTATCGTTCCTGTGGAACCATCCTTGAAGCTGCTAATGCTCTCATTAAAAATAACTCCGCTCGTCTAGACAAAACGTTACGCAGCGTAAAAGGGCCTGGAGATAAAATTTTTTGTTTCACAGGAAAAAATGATCGTGACGAAGCGGAGCAGGTTTTAACCGAAATTTCTAATCTCCATGCGTACCAAGACATCCCCCTGTCTCATATGTGCATTTTGTATCGAACCAACTTTCAATCGCAATCCTTCGAAGCCGCTCTTCTCAAGCGGGGATATCCCTATGAAATTATAGGAGGAATTTCCTTCTACAAACGCCAAGAAATTCAAGATATCCTTGCTTTCTTGCGTTTATTTTCCAACAACTATGATATGGCCGCTTTCGAACGTACGGTAGGACTCAAGAAATGCGGCATTGGGCCCACAACCTTAGCAGCTCTTATGCAGTACGCGAAAACCGAAGATCTACCAATTCTACAAGCGTGCTGGGATGTTT from Chlamydia suis encodes:
- a CDS encoding ATP-dependent helicase, which codes for MLTSELNAAQVAAVTAPLQPVLVLAGAGAGKTRVVSHRILYLIEEAQLDPKQILAITFTNKAANELKERVQTQCHSLKHKGVPMVSTFHSLGVYILRRSIQLLDRQQNFAIYDQGDSEKLIKQCLRKLNLDKKLCSAMQFTISQAKNRLQNPEDLDPREFPDPARAVYEEYQEQLRAANALDFDDLLFLTEKLLRLPEIQQEYANLWKALLIDEYQDTNHAQYLIAKRLAASHNNIFVVGDPDQSIYSWRGANISNILNFEQDYPKALVVRLEENYRSCGTILEAANALIKNNSARLDKTLRSVKGPGDKIFCFTGKNDRDEAEQVLTEISNLHAYQDIPLSHMCILYRTNFQSQSFEAALLKRGYPYEIIGGISFYKRQEIQDILAFLRLFSNNYDMAAFERTVGLKKCGIGPTTLAALMQYAKTEDLPILQACWDVLEKKNIRLNKKQQQGLFTYLTYFHQMEQLYGNCELHEFINETIRITDYLSTLKEDPETYEDRKNNLEQLLAETQVWGKSSENLPNFLEDLALKSSADETASSNDCLKLMTIHNSKGLEFPVVFLVGLEENLLPHANSKGMHENIEEERRLCYVGITRAQEYLYLSRAKTRFLWGTERTMVPSRFISELPRALLKFV